One genomic region from Streptomyces venezuelae encodes:
- a CDS encoding class I SAM-dependent methyltransferase, which translates to MSVPAPEILAAFEAAKGFMPAGEGLALYEAAAEAAKLGLPLLEVGTYCGRSTILLADVARQAGTVAVTVDHHRGSEEQQPGWEYHDPTVVDPEVGLMDTLPTFRRTLHKAGLEEHVIAVVGRSPLVAKAWGGQLGLVFIDGGHTDEHATNDYEGWAPKVAPGGLLVIHDVFPNPEDGGQAPYRIYLRALESGDFDEVSVTDSLRVMRRR; encoded by the coding sequence ATGTCCGTGCCCGCGCCCGAGATCCTTGCCGCCTTCGAGGCCGCGAAGGGCTTCATGCCCGCCGGGGAGGGTCTCGCGCTGTACGAGGCGGCCGCGGAGGCCGCGAAGCTCGGGCTGCCGCTCCTGGAGGTCGGGACCTACTGCGGGCGGTCCACGATCCTGCTCGCGGACGTGGCCCGGCAGGCGGGGACGGTCGCGGTGACCGTGGACCACCACCGGGGCAGCGAGGAGCAGCAGCCGGGGTGGGAGTACCACGACCCGACCGTCGTCGACCCCGAGGTGGGGCTGATGGACACGCTGCCGACCTTCCGGCGGACGCTCCACAAGGCGGGGCTCGAAGAGCACGTGATCGCCGTGGTCGGCCGGTCGCCGCTGGTCGCGAAGGCGTGGGGCGGGCAGCTCGGGCTGGTCTTCATCGACGGCGGGCACACCGACGAGCACGCCACGAACGACTACGAGGGCTGGGCCCCCAAGGTCGCGCCCGGGGGCCTGCTCGTCATCCACGACGTCTTCCCGAACCCGGAGGACGGCGGCCAGGCCCCCTACCGGATCTACCTCCGCGCCCTGGAGTCGGGTGACTTCGACGAGGTCTCGGTCACCGACTCGCTGCGGGTCATGCGCCGCCGCTGA
- a CDS encoding ATP-binding protein gives MNQATDLYPPALATSYRMGFTVGEHSAGHMRRILRIYLTRWELDRLSDSAALALTELVANVVRHVPGRRCSVLILREPHGLRVEVADSVPGTVIAKLAGPLDESGRGLALVEAVTDRWGVDGTDAGKTVWFECDA, from the coding sequence ATGAATCAGGCAACAGACCTCTATCCCCCGGCACTTGCCACCAGCTACCGGATGGGGTTCACCGTCGGTGAGCACTCCGCCGGTCACATGCGCCGCATCCTGCGCATCTACCTCACCCGCTGGGAGCTCGACCGGCTGTCCGATTCCGCCGCGCTCGCGCTCACCGAGCTCGTCGCCAACGTCGTGCGGCACGTGCCCGGCCGGCGGTGCTCCGTGCTGATCCTCCGCGAGCCGCACGGGCTGCGGGTGGAGGTCGCGGACTCCGTCCCCGGGACCGTGATCGCGAAGCTCGCCGGTCCGCTGGACGAGAGCGGGCGGGGACTGGCGCTCGTGGAGGCGGTGACGGACCGCTGGGGGGTCGACGGGACGGACGCAGGGAAGACGGTCTGGTTCGAGTGCGACGCGTAG
- a CDS encoding helix-turn-helix domain-containing protein, with protein MVNIRSLDPSASPLDYYGSELRRLREEANLGQAQLGSILYCTASLIGQIETAKKVPTRQFSERLDAALMTGGVFTRLVGLVLKSQLPTWFQAHAEMEAKATYISTYQSQLVYGLLQTPGYARAVLSVDNPGRPDEMVAARMERQRILEREHPPVLCVVLDEAVLRREIDGAEVMRNQLAHLLGYLDHPWVQIQVLPFEVGLHTGLLGSFNLLRFEDDPDILYTESYDSGHMTANSQAIRERSVGYARLQASALSREDSAELIERVMRERYGHQPGPAVA; from the coding sequence GTGGTCAACATCCGCAGCCTGGATCCCAGCGCCTCGCCGCTGGACTACTACGGATCGGAACTCCGCCGCCTGAGAGAGGAGGCGAACCTCGGGCAGGCGCAGTTGGGTTCGATCCTCTACTGCACGGCCTCCCTCATCGGTCAGATAGAGACGGCGAAGAAGGTGCCCACCCGCCAGTTCTCGGAACGGCTGGACGCGGCGCTGATGACGGGCGGGGTGTTCACACGGCTGGTGGGGCTGGTTCTGAAGAGCCAGTTGCCGACGTGGTTCCAGGCGCACGCGGAGATGGAAGCGAAGGCGACGTACATCTCGACGTATCAGTCGCAGCTCGTCTACGGCTTGCTGCAGACGCCCGGTTACGCACGGGCGGTGCTGAGCGTCGACAACCCCGGGCGGCCGGACGAGATGGTGGCGGCCCGGATGGAGCGCCAGCGCATCCTGGAGCGGGAGCATCCGCCAGTGCTGTGCGTCGTTCTGGACGAGGCGGTGCTGCGCCGGGAGATCGACGGAGCCGAGGTCATGCGGAACCAACTCGCCCACCTGTTGGGCTACCTGGACCATCCGTGGGTGCAGATCCAGGTGCTTCCGTTCGAGGTGGGTCTGCACACGGGGCTGCTGGGCTCGTTCAACCTTCTGCGATTCGAGGACGACCCGGACATCCTCTACACCGAGAGCTACGACTCGGGTCATATGACCGCCAATTCTCAGGCGATCCGGGAGCGGTCCGTCGGTTACGCTCGGCTGCAAGCCTCGGCCCTCTCCCGGGAGGACTCGGCGGAGCTGATCGAACGTGTGATGAGGGAGCGGTATGGGCACCAGCCAGGACCTGCGGTGGCGTAA
- a CDS encoding DUF397 domain-containing protein yields MGTSQDLRWRKSSYSGPNGGDCIECAPLGTAAWRKSSFSGSSGGECIEVADLTAHIAVRDSKNPEGPAFLATPAAFAAFVGAAAEGRLR; encoded by the coding sequence ATGGGCACCAGCCAGGACCTGCGGTGGCGTAAGTCGTCCTACAGCGGCCCCAATGGCGGTGACTGCATCGAGTGCGCCCCCCTCGGCACCGCCGCCTGGCGAAAGTCCTCGTTCAGTGGCTCCAGTGGCGGCGAATGCATCGAGGTCGCCGACCTCACCGCCCACATCGCCGTCCGCGACTCCAAGAACCCCGAAGGCCCCGCCTTCCTCGCCACCCCCGCCGCCTTCGCGGCCTTCGTGGGCGCCGCCGCCGAGGGGCGGCTCCGCTGA
- a CDS encoding DUF4259 domain-containing protein encodes MGTWDIGPFDNDTAADFSYRVDEAPAEKKADVLRAAFQEVTATGDGFLDSYFAVKAVASAALLAAQCPGGDPVTTSYGPKQPLPELPTDLRPLAVAALDRVLGPESELLELWEESDGEEWKVGIRKLRAVLAGA; translated from the coding sequence ATGGGCACCTGGGACATCGGCCCCTTCGACAACGACACCGCCGCCGACTTCTCGTACCGGGTGGACGAGGCCCCGGCGGAGAAGAAGGCGGACGTGCTGCGCGCGGCCTTCCAGGAGGTGACCGCGACCGGCGACGGGTTCCTGGACTCGTACTTCGCGGTGAAGGCCGTCGCTTCGGCCGCCCTGCTCGCCGCGCAGTGCCCCGGCGGCGACCCGGTCACCACCTCGTACGGCCCGAAGCAGCCCCTGCCCGAGCTCCCGACGGACCTCCGCCCGCTGGCCGTGGCCGCCCTCGACCGCGTACTCGGCCCGGAATCGGAGCTCCTGGAGCTCTGGGAGGAGTCGGACGGCGAGGAGTGGAAGGTGGGCATCCGCAAGCTGCGGGCGGTCCTCGCGGGGGCCTGA
- a CDS encoding cupin domain-containing protein, translating to MSNSSDPVALDQALASFDALWSPRVVTHVNDYDVRVAKVAGEHVWHAHDTTDEFFLVLDGELYLSLREPAGERTVRLPRGSVFTVPRGTEHRPYAPEGAAILMFEPTGTSTVGDRHDDIPGHVDATTGHALGT from the coding sequence ATGAGCAACAGCAGCGACCCCGTCGCCCTCGACCAGGCCCTGGCCTCCTTCGACGCCCTGTGGAGCCCCCGCGTCGTCACGCACGTCAACGACTACGACGTCCGGGTGGCCAAGGTCGCGGGCGAGCACGTCTGGCACGCCCACGACACCACCGACGAGTTCTTCCTCGTCCTCGACGGCGAGCTGTACCTCTCGCTGCGCGAGCCGGCCGGGGAGCGCACGGTCCGGCTCCCCCGCGGCTCGGTCTTCACCGTCCCGCGCGGCACGGAACACAGGCCGTACGCCCCCGAGGGCGCCGCCATCCTCATGTTCGAGCCCACGGGCACGTCGACGGTCGGCGACCGCCACGACGACATTCCGGGACACGTCGACGCGACGACCGGCCACGCGCTCGGCACCTGA
- a CDS encoding FKBP-type peptidyl-prolyl cis-trans isomerase, with amino-acid sequence MGVTREVIEAGDGENFPKPGDVVTMHYTGTLENGDKFDSSRDRGEPFVSQIGVGRLIKGWDEGVPQMSLGERATLTITSDYGYGDRGVPGAIPPKATLVFDVELIKIN; translated from the coding sequence ATGGGAGTCACGCGAGAAGTCATCGAGGCAGGGGACGGCGAGAACTTCCCCAAGCCCGGAGACGTGGTGACGATGCACTACACGGGCACGCTGGAGAACGGCGACAAGTTCGACTCCTCCCGGGACAGGGGCGAGCCGTTCGTCAGCCAGATCGGCGTCGGCCGGCTCATCAAGGGCTGGGACGAGGGCGTCCCCCAGATGTCGCTGGGTGAGCGCGCCACGCTCACGATCACCTCCGACTACGGCTACGGCGACCGGGGCGTTCCGGGTGCCATCCCGCCCAAGGCCACGCTCGTCTTCGACGTGGAGCTCATCAAGATCAACTAG
- a CDS encoding GlxA family transcriptional regulator has product MPHASSQGASVDRLHRVVVIVDANSNPFELGCATEVFGLRRPELGRELYDFRLCSPEPDTLMRDGFFTLSGVAGLEATEAADTVIVPNRPDVDVPRRPAVLDAVRRAHARGARLVGFCSGAFTLAEAGVLDGRRATAHWQWADSFRERFPAVALEEDVLFVDDGDILTAAGSAAALDLGLHIVRRDHGAEIANAVSRRLVFAAHRDGGQRQFVERPVPDIPDESLAPVLAWAQERLDEPLTVAVLASRAAVSHATLHRRFRAQLGTTPLAWLTGERVALACRLIERGEARLDAVARSSGLGTAAHLRALMRRETGLAPSEYRRRFGPGAGSVAGPVADPGS; this is encoded by the coding sequence ATGCCGCACGCATCCTCGCAAGGAGCCTCCGTCGACCGCCTTCACCGGGTCGTCGTGATCGTCGACGCCAACTCGAACCCCTTCGAGCTCGGCTGCGCCACCGAGGTCTTCGGTCTGCGCCGGCCCGAACTCGGCCGTGAGCTCTACGACTTCCGTCTCTGCTCGCCCGAGCCCGACACCCTCATGAGGGACGGCTTCTTCACCCTCTCCGGCGTCGCCGGTCTGGAGGCGACCGAGGCGGCGGACACCGTGATCGTCCCCAATCGCCCGGACGTCGACGTGCCCCGCCGTCCGGCGGTGCTCGACGCCGTGCGCCGGGCGCACGCGCGCGGTGCGCGGCTCGTCGGGTTCTGCAGCGGTGCCTTCACGCTCGCCGAGGCCGGGGTGCTCGACGGGCGGCGGGCCACCGCGCACTGGCAGTGGGCGGACTCCTTCCGGGAGCGCTTCCCCGCCGTGGCCCTCGAAGAGGACGTCCTCTTCGTCGACGACGGCGACATCCTCACCGCCGCCGGCAGCGCCGCCGCGCTCGACCTCGGGCTGCACATCGTGCGCCGCGACCACGGCGCGGAGATCGCCAACGCGGTCAGCCGGCGGCTCGTCTTCGCGGCGCACCGGGACGGCGGGCAGCGGCAGTTCGTCGAGCGGCCCGTGCCCGACATCCCCGACGAGTCCCTCGCTCCCGTCCTGGCCTGGGCGCAGGAGCGCCTCGACGAGCCCCTGACGGTCGCCGTCCTGGCCTCCCGCGCCGCCGTCAGCCACGCGACCCTGCACCGCCGTTTCCGGGCGCAGTTGGGCACGACGCCGCTGGCCTGGCTCACGGGGGAGCGGGTCGCCCTGGCCTGCCGGCTCATCGAGCGGGGCGAGGCGCGTCTCGACGCGGTCGCGCGGAGCAGCGGGCTCGGCACGGCTGCGCACCTGCGGGCCCTGATGCGCCGCGAGACGGGCCTCGCCCCGTCGGAGTACCGACGCCGGTTCGGCCCTGGGGCCGGTTCCGTGGCCGGTCCCGTGGCCGACCCCGGCTCCTGA